GGGTGgaacaaaataatgtttctaaaatgtttttgtttttgccaGGGATTTAGTATAAAATGGTTGCATCGATGATCTATATTTGGCATGTTAAAAACCTAGATGTAAATTGTTACAGTCTGTGATACAGACTTATATAAGCTCCATGTTGTTTTTTTAGGAAAGTTAGAAGAGATCTTCATTGCTAAATTGATAGTAATTGTGGCTTTTTGAATAAACTGTGTACAACACCATGTGGGGCACGACCCAATGACCTAAATTTTGCTCTGATTGATAAAGCAATTAAAGGCATTTTTAGGACCACCCTTCAGTCCATTGCTGAGGTGtccaacaggaaaaaaataaatcattttttcatgGAGGTTGAGCACCCTAGCGGTTGAAATTGGGTCTTGTGAATCCCAGCAAGAGGGTCTCAGATAGAGTCATTGGTCCCCATCGTTGTTGATGCTGAGACAGTTGGAGCTGGGCGATATTTGTCAATAACTTCTCGAAGACCCTTGGAGAAGTGCAAATCCCCACCAATAAGgataaaaccctaaaaaaaagattgttataTGATTTCAAACCTCATAAAAATCCATAAATGAAAAATAGGTCTACCTCCAGCATAGCTGCTACTTACAGCATGGTGAGTGGTAGTCTCTCTAGTGAAATCCAGTCCTTCAGGTAGCGGGATTTGAACACCACGTTTTGTTCTATCTGGaacaaaaaagacaacattttagAGAAGAGATCGATCTTCTTCAGGCAGAGCCTATTGGATGGACACTTACCGTTAAGAACAGGCATGACAGTGAGCTGTAAGAGAGTTTTTAAAGGGGCCTGCAGTGGGATGAGCTGTGGAGAAAGGCATGATTAGTAATGACTTCTTGACTCACAAAAAATAACCTACTCTGGAAGTAAAGTCACACTCACTGCCAAGGATTCCAGTGCTGACTTGTTAGAGTATATCCGAAACCTGCCAGAGATAAAGGAACTCATTAATACCAGACGATAGTCATGAGAAACTAAGGGAGAATTCAGTAAATACAAACATGTGGAAGGTCAAAGAGAAGTAACTGACTAGACCACAACCTGAGGTAACCCAATGTACCAGCTGAGTTATAGGCTAAATCATGTACttgatatatttactgtatatggcacacAGTATAAAAGTGGTCATGTTGAAACCTTTACTGAAAGTATGTAATGAAGGGGAATGGGCTACATTACCTCTTAAGATCCAGGTGAACCTGCAAGGTCTTCTTTTTGAGAGTGACTTTGGCATTGAGCCGTGATTCCTTAAATACAAATGAAATTTTCAGATCTTTTTACCTGTGTTGCAGGACATCTATCTAACTCTTGGGCTTCTATCACTGAATTACGTTGGCAGGTATTTTCATAGCTATTTTCAATAAGGAGAGTAGCATACCATTGTCAGGCTGCTCAGCTGCACAGGAGGCAGGTCCTTTGGTATGAGGAAGATATTTAGAATTGCATTGACAGAGACGCTGGTTCCAGAGGGTTTGATTGTAAAGCGTGGTGGAGATAAGACACGTAGCTCTAACTTCATAGGGGACTCAGCCACCGAAGGATCCTACCATGAGGTATAAGCGTTGTTAGAAAGATGCTTTATGGAAATAGTATTATTTTTACAGTAGCTCGTCAGAGCAAAGAAGTGGACTATTTTATAGGCAGTCAATGCACAATATGCTCATACACAATATTTtcaataaacattaagggggttatttattaaagtccgaatgttaAAAACGCGAAAAATTTtacggttttttttttactataaaattaaaatttgttagtggaaaagaaaaccttgaatttttcaagatttattatacccccaaggctacaaaaagtcaaaatctgaaaatactccatcttcaacatgttgaagtcctgtagaagtcaatgacagaggtattatttgcaatttgaagatgttattgtCTGCGgtgggtttcatacgataatccaaacattttagGTTTTTCTGATGATTTCACAAAAAGTTTTGACTTTTCGggggtcaaatccaaaaaaatcgtattTTTCATGCAACAGTCcgaaaaagtttaattttttgtcaatccaattttttcatgtatttttcatgattaatAAGGGTAATAGTTTGCTTGGATTTTTTCtattaattaatcagaaaaatttggattgtagtaaataaccccctaaaagtagagGTAAGTCTAATTGATTGGGTTTAGACTAGGGAATATATTGGTGAAACAGTTGGCTATAGATTAGggaatatattggtaaaaacaaTTGGATATAGACTAAGGAATATATTGGTGAAACATTTGGATATAGTCTAGGGAATGTATTGGTGAAACAGCTTGGTAGAGACTAAGGAACATATTAGCAACAGCTGAGTATAAACTGGAGAATATACTAAACACAGATTCACATACTGTTGGGGTGGTTCTGTATGGATCCTCAAAACTGTGAATGATGGGCCCAGGTTAAAGTCCCAAAAGGGTGAAATCTTGGAATTGGATCTATAGCAGAGTAACTTTTACAAtagaatgttttgttttatacatCTGTAATATTGTTAAGAGCATGAGCAAATGCTGGGCCTCAAGGTGGACTTGAACCAAATAAGTCTGAAGACCAGTGATATAGTATTATGTGTGAAATTATTACTATCTATTCTAGAAGCAGTAGCGCTGCTTATATAGCAAATTTACAAGTAATTAGAACATATGACAATTAGTCAGGCAGTAGTGCGAGACAAAATAAGACAATTGTAGAGTCAGAGACAAAAGCGAATTTCTACACACTTTCTTACCAGCAACATTAGGCTTCCAAAGTATGAAGTGCGCAGCAAAACTTCCAGGTCTTTGGGCATCTAAGAAGACAAATCTCAGTGTAACCAATGAGATCTACAATTTAAATACACTTATCTGCTAACAGGAAGGCCCATACATGGGTGGGTTGCTGTGTCTGACGATTATCCACTTGTTCTCCAACCacatcaggatttggattcagtgaATTTAGATTTTGCAAAATACTGTTAGGAATCATTCAAATCCTTGGATACTGTATACATCACTCCTCTGTCTATCAGGGTGTCTGGCCCCAAGTGTTAGAATATTATAACAACGCCACTTTCTCCCCTCCCCAGTCCTTCTCCCATCACCTTATCCCCCCATTTCTTCTCTTGTCCCTTACTTTtctcttttaattaacttttaaaattgaTGGAGCCTCATGAACCCTGTAATTGTTCAACATTGCTCGTGTTGACCTATGTTATCTTATAAGGCTCATGATTATGTACGACTCTTTTGTTTGCCAATAAatatacaagttacaaaaaaagaacattataaCAAGACATTTAAGATAAAGTGCCAGCAGGGGCAAGATCTGACAATCTAAGCGATGTGGACAGCCAACAGGAATAGAAAAGAACTCTCCATTATGAGGAACAACTCCtaaggtgttaaaggagaactaacgtagacgtagggtagaaatgctgtacattatgttttgtgcttctgtaccagcccaaggcaaccacagccctttacatatgaaaaaagaagaaattactGGCTCTAATCCCTCTCAAGACCAATTAAATATTATCAAAAAGCATCAATTCTAATCTTGCTTATAAAACATTCAGTGACGGAAAGCCAGTCACTGGGTAATTCTCACCGAGTGGAAAGGGTGACCttggtgtccaaaccccaggtccGTCACTTGAAGGATGAACAATTCAATTTCAAAATTGTTAAAGgtcagcagagcttacactcaccAAATTGGCCAAATGGCCCGGGTgctgtgccccgaacccgtagcttaggcaatgCAAATCATCCAAAATAaatgtgcacgcactcctgcagccaaggcaTTAGAGGTTAAAacttgtaactttattccatcttgttaaaagatatgcgtccacagccctttagcagtaaagatctgtgtctccaaagatgccccagtagctccccatcttcttttctgctgatgctctgtgctgctgtcacttactgagcttaggggctgactcaaaatgtacaatacacatagaatagaaatgtcacaataggctgattagaaattaatacatataattacagaaactagtgcaattagtatcagaatttaataatcagccctgtagcatcagcttatattacagacaaacctcattttctgcttgataatttgacgACCCCtgagtttagcttctcaacagctgctcagagcccactgagtgtcGCAGGTTTGAAATCCtatatcattgctgctattgagaagctgaaactttaggctggtgcaacaagttctttgaataaaagatggcatttttagccatattaatttttttatttagttcgcctttaaatggCTTGCACAGTGAGACGCCATATACATGACAATTTAGCTTTCCACTGCAATAAGTATTAAAGAGTATCAAAAGTACAACATAAACAAAGCCATATGGAGACACCATTTGGGTTTTGACTCTTGTCAAGGCTCTTACAGTCCAGAGGTGGAGGCAGAAGGTTTATCATAATTCTAACTACTACCATACAGTACCTGGTTCTTCTAAACATACCTGCTCGTCTGCAATTTCCAGACTCAGCACATTAGAGTAGAAGTATGCATGCATTCCAGAGTCAAAAAAGTACTCTGACAGTGCTATGTACACCATGCGTTCTTTTTCCTTGATGTGTAATTCTGGTGACATATTGGGAATGGTCTCATTTTCTGCAGAAAGCGAGAAGAACATGCCCTGCAAATAAAGGAAGAGTTTCAGCCACCAGCATGAGGAAAGGTAGAGTGAAATATTACAGCTACTCTTCCTACCTTAAAGTCCATATCCAAACTGTCTTCAGACACATCCGGGTCACTTATGAGGGAATAATCAATTCCTATGTAATCGTCCACTGGATTGCGCACTGAAACAAATaactagaaaatataaaaattctgCAAGGGTGATCTAAAGTTAGACCCTGCTATGTGCACTTTCACCCTCACCTAACAGTGTCACCCAGAGTCAAGAAACTCACCTGGCACCGTGTGTAGCAATGAGTTCAACAACACAAGCCCTGCATGCCTGAGTGCTGGACAGATCTGTAGTATAAAGAGACCACAGAAAAAGACAGGAAGGCCGCCGTTAATTGTATTAATGGGGAAAACACATGCATCACTTTGAGTAAGAAATCAGTATTGACTGTGTTCAAGGTGGGGGTT
The Xenopus laevis strain J_2021 chromosome 9_10S, Xenopus_laevis_v10.1, whole genome shotgun sequence DNA segment above includes these coding regions:
- the pltp.S gene encoding phospholipid transfer protein S homeolog precursor (The RefSeq protein has 1 substitution compared to this genomic sequence) codes for the protein MAPSNVFLFLSLLTMALASSLQNPGCRIRITSKGLQFVKQEGLKFVEEELENITIPDLSGKEGSFSYSINNVRVTHLHMALSELWFQPHKQLVLDINNASISLTFQRKLLYWLFYDIGMINASAEGVQIKTKLDLARDGLGRLKIANMTCDASIERMHAGFSGTLKRVYEFLGTFVTTGMRFLVNKQICPALRHAGLVLLNSLLHTVPVRNPVDDYIGIDYSLISDPDVSEDSLDMDFKGMFFSLSAENETIPNMSPELHIKEKERMVYIALSEYFFDSGMHAYFYSNVLSLEIADEQMPKDLEVLLRTSYFGSLMLLDPSVAESPMKLELCVLSPPRFTIKPSGTSVSVNAILNIFLIPKDLPPVQLSSLTMESRLNAKVTLKKKTLQVHLDLKRFRIYSNKSALESLALIPLQAPLKTLLQLTVMPVLNDRTKRGVQIPLPEGLDFTRETTTHHAGFILIGGDLHFSKGLREVIDKYRPAPTVSASTTMGTNDSI